From one Anopheles cruzii chromosome 3, idAnoCruzAS_RS32_06, whole genome shotgun sequence genomic stretch:
- the LOC128272706 gene encoding protein FMC1 homolog: MATATKLVGSKTLKQLLTELKHISTGDGSASCALAAKYITDQYRRFETTEQQHCRAKEELQFTADTYRCYLESVRTLKQLSEAYRGKGERTIRDTADMVGFKLPHDPK; this comes from the coding sequence ATGGCGACGGCTACGAAACTTGTAGGCAGCAAAACGTTAAAGCAGCTTTTAACTGAGTTGAAGCACATCAGCACCGGCGATGGAAGCGCTTCGTGTGCCCTGGCGGCCAAATATATTACGGATCAGTACCGTCGCTTCGAAACCACTGAACAGCAGCACTGTCGGGCCAAGGAGGAACTACAGTTCACGGCCGACACGTATCGCTGTTACTTGGAGAGCGTACGTACACTCAAGCAACTCAGCGAGGCTTACCGCGGCAAAGGTGAACGAACCATTCGGGATACAGCGGACATGGTGGGATTCAAACTGCCTCACGATCCTAAATAA